One stretch of Nitrospirota bacterium DNA includes these proteins:
- a CDS encoding DmsE family decaheme c-type cytochrome: protein MERFEKWKKWTAFGILGVIVAAGCAALKESRPILPIREYETMIAGRLDANYVGTDTCLKACHVHDKIRKDFDLSTMGVQLSRESGLPLVNCESCHGAGSLAIEKLTPERLQDDQKTGKKTACDFKTLIDIKNLPAQARSLICLKCHSANASFNLHNWNAGAHNIADVSCSDCHPIHGNHNLKVRSRDMADMCDKCHPDVKAAFSLPNHHPVPEKKVFCNDCHDPHGGSSEKSLRQDTVKATCTQCHAEKEGPFLYEHADIMEDCRACHTPHGSVNNKLLILREPYLCLQCHPTHRLGETTTPERKQAFYTRCSDCHSQIHGTDLPSPNGAGRFIR, encoded by the coding sequence ATGGAACGATTCGAGAAATGGAAAAAATGGACGGCATTTGGAATTCTCGGCGTCATTGTTGCCGCCGGGTGTGCGGCGCTCAAGGAGTCGAGGCCGATCCTGCCGATCAGGGAGTATGAAACGATGATCGCCGGCCGGCTGGACGCGAACTACGTGGGCACCGATACCTGTCTCAAAGCATGTCACGTGCACGACAAGATCCGCAAGGATTTCGATCTCTCGACCATGGGTGTCCAACTCTCCCGCGAGTCGGGATTGCCGCTCGTGAACTGCGAGAGTTGCCACGGCGCTGGAAGCCTCGCGATTGAGAAGCTGACACCGGAAAGACTCCAGGACGATCAGAAAACCGGGAAAAAAACGGCCTGCGATTTTAAGACGCTCATTGACATCAAGAACCTGCCGGCACAGGCACGGTCGCTTATTTGCCTCAAATGTCATTCAGCCAACGCGTCGTTCAACCTGCACAACTGGAACGCGGGTGCGCACAATATCGCCGACGTGTCCTGTTCCGACTGCCACCCGATCCATGGAAACCACAACCTGAAGGTGCGGTCCCGTGACATGGCGGACATGTGCGACAAATGCCATCCTGACGTGAAGGCCGCCTTCTCGCTCCCGAATCATCACCCGGTGCCGGAGAAAAAGGTGTTCTGCAACGACTGCCACGACCCGCACGGCGGCAGCAGCGAGAAGAGCCTGAGGCAGGACACGGTCAAGGCGACCTGCACGCAATGCCATGCTGAAAAGGAGGGGCCCTTCCTGTATGAGCATGCGGACATCATGGAGGATTGCCGCGCCTGCCACACGCCGCACGGATCGGTCAACAACAAGCTGCTCATTCTGCGCGAGCCGTACCTGTGCCTGCAGTGCCACCCGACCCACCGGCTTGGTGAGACAACGACCCCGGAGAGAAAGCAGGCGTTCTACACACGATGTTCCGATTGTCATTCCCAGATCCATGGCACAGACCTGCCTTCGCCGAACGGCGCGGGCAGATTCATTCGATAA